The genomic segment GCACCATTTTCAACACCTTTAACAGGTCTACCGGTTCATTGGCATGTTCGGCCAGCACAATGGCCATCACAGCCAGATGCCAGCTATGTTCCGCATCATTCTCCCGCCGGTCACTATGAAGAAGCCGGGTACGGCGCAACACATATTTAAGCTTGTCAATCTCTTTAACAAATTCAATTTGCCTTACTAGTGATTCGTTCATACATCAAAGGTACAACTCAGAACCGTGCAGCATTCATCACCGGCTTTAGTCAAACAATGTCTTTGCCTTCGTCCTTCTATGCTGAAACAGAGCTTTGTTAACCGGATCTCAACGACCTATTTCCGGGAATGACGGCACTGGTATACAGTGACAACAATTTCCATCCCAGTGTTTCATATAGAACGCTGCCTTCATCTGTTGCTACCAAAACGCCTTTTGCAATACCACGGGAACAGGCTATAGCGGTAAGATACTTCATAACGGCGGTAGCTAATCCTTTGCGCCGATGTCCCTCCGAGGTTACAATACGATCGTAAATTGCAACATCATCTGTCAGGGCAATCCGTCCGCAGGCGGCAACCGTGCCATTATCCGTAAGCACGTTTACCACCGGCACCGGAAAATCCGGCTTTACTTCAAGATGGTACCCCCCAGGCAGGGAAATATTGTTTTCCGGAACGGGATCTGTACATATCATCATATATCCCAGGGGCTGGATCTCCCAGTGCTTGTTTAGTACGGCCTTTACACGATCAGGGTGGTCACAAACCTTCAGAAAAATCCAGGGCTCGGTAACGGTTTCCGCCAGCGTTATGTATGCCTCTGTAATTTCCGGAAAAATGTAGCGTTCCTTTTGTTCAGTCCACCCCACTTTCACCCGGAAGCCTCCGCCAGGTATCGCAACGGGTGCAGTAACCCCGCGAGCCAGGGCCCACCCCTTAACCCAGGAGGCTAGTACAGATTGATCTTTAACCATAGCAGGTATTTATTGTCCTGTTACAAGCTTTTTAAAAGCATCAACAAAGTGATTGAACCGCATTTCTGTGTCTTGATCTGTAATATGCCCTTCACCGTTCAGTTTACCTTTTATTCCCTGGATGAGCAAAGTAGTTGCATCTGTAAACAAAGCGCCTACTGTTTGCATGATCCGCTTTAATTCCTCGTGCCCCTTTACACCGCTTGCAGATGCCGTAATGAGTCCAACCGGCTTTTCTGAAAAGACCGTTGTTGCCACACACCACTCGATCGCATTTTTCAATCCGCTGGGCATACTGAAGATGTATTCCGGCGTGCAGATCAATACCCCATCAGCTTGTGCAATTTCCTGCCGCAACGCAACAATTGCCTCCGGCGGATTAGCAACGGAAAGGCCCGGATCAAAATGGGGCAGGGTTTTTAACACATTGTATACGGTGGTTGTAAATACAGCTTCTGTTTGCCTGGCAAAATTTAACGCCAGTTTTTCGCTGCTGGAATCAGCACTTGCACTACCGATGATTACTAGAACATTTTTCCGTTGTGCCATTTGTATATGTTTTTGTCGGGCCGCTATTGTAGCCGATTGGTCTTAGTCGAATTTAATAAACATCCGGTCAAAATTCAGCGTCATTTTTTTAAATCTCCGGATCAGATCCTGGCCGATGTTCCCATAAACCGTTTCTTTGCCAATCGATTCTTTTAATAAAGAAACACTGTCCAGCCGCACATCTTTTTCCAGGACACGAAAGGTATGTGTAATCTTATATCCTTCATATTCCTTTTTGCCGCCGGCCCCCCCCAGGCCGATCTTAACCGGCTGCCAGGTACGGATAATCTGCTGTTGGTGTTCTAAAAAAAATGGCCGATACAGGATTGTATGATCCGCTCCTGTATCAAATGTGAAATGCCTGCCATCGATCTGGATTAAAGGCGACAGACCGTCGATGGCCATATTGGACATAGCATGCATATCCGTTTCTTTTTCGGGTACTATAAAATATCCATCCTGCGTTAGCTGTACTTCCCGCAAGGCCTCAATGACCGGGAAGCCCAGGATTCCATTAATCTGGTAACCAATCTGCGGAAATGCCAATGCCTCATCGGGCAGCACTAAAAAAATCACATTTTCGATAATGTTGCCGCCGATACGCAATTCTTTACAAACGCCAAGGTCTGCTTTTACGGTATTGCCAGTAAGGGCGCCTACTTCTATGCCGGCGGGGATTACGTCCAGCTTCAGCCGTTGCGCCGCTGAGCGGATAATCGTGGACAGATTGGCGCCTGTATCGAAAATGCAACTCAAGGTGTCATTTTCAGTGGTAACATTCAGATTATTCAGACC from the Niabella agricola genome contains:
- a CDS encoding NADPH-dependent FMN reductase, translated to MAQRKNVLVIIGSASADSSSEKLALNFARQTEAVFTTTVYNVLKTLPHFDPGLSVANPPEAIVALRQEIAQADGVLICTPEYIFSMPSGLKNAIEWCVATTVFSEKPVGLITASASGVKGHEELKRIMQTVGALFTDATTLLIQGIKGKLNGEGHITDQDTEMRFNHFVDAFKKLVTGQ
- a CDS encoding retropepsin-like aspartic protease; translated protein: MKHFLKTGLLVLLVNVSGLCRGQIESSAFKSIYYAIGQKDFFKARSLYDEYRQQLSAAHRQFTEAVLCNAFNQPQVSNQKIGSLLKIKPGLPDSLQLRLYRIREDNHIKLHQYKEAKRTLQALFAQYGTILKEAEKSDLENNLKIWKALENVPAQRVRMRNGSRIKMEKDKAGLNNLNVTTENDTLSCIFDTGANLSTIIRSAAQRLKLDVIPAGIEVGALTGNTVKADLGVCKELRIGGNIIENVIFLVLPDEALAFPQIGYQINGILGFPVIEALREVQLTQDGYFIVPEKETDMHAMSNMAIDGLSPLIQIDGRHFTFDTGADHTILYRPFFLEHQQQIIRTWQPVKIGLGGAGGKKEYEGYKITHTFRVLEKDVRLDSVSLLKESIGKETVYGNIGQDLIRRFKKMTLNFDRMFIKFD
- a CDS encoding GNAT family N-acetyltransferase, which encodes MVKDQSVLASWVKGWALARGVTAPVAIPGGGFRVKVGWTEQKERYIFPEITEAYITLAETVTEPWIFLKVCDHPDRVKAVLNKHWEIQPLGYMMICTDPVPENNISLPGGYHLEVKPDFPVPVVNVLTDNGTVAACGRIALTDDVAIYDRIVTSEGHRRKGLATAVMKYLTAIACSRGIAKGVLVATDEGSVLYETLGWKLLSLYTSAVIPGNRSLRSG